In the Peptoclostridium acidaminophilum DSM 3953 genome, one interval contains:
- a CDS encoding DUF2680 domain-containing protein, with the protein MKLFSKRTALLTTTAVAVLSLGAVAFADSIMTPAQIYSEVTGKTVEQAYTDRQTSGESYGKLAQDAGKYEEFKSQMMESKKAVLEERVSSGQMTQEQADALMERMENCEGDSQGLGRAAGAGFGRGSMQGKGNGERLKDGSGQGLRNGSGFGQGNGNGQGINQAK; encoded by the coding sequence ATGAAACTATTCAGCAAAAGAACAGCGTTACTTACAACTACTGCAGTAGCAGTGCTTTCACTGGGAGCAGTCGCATTTGCGGATTCAATAATGACGCCGGCGCAGATATATTCCGAAGTGACAGGAAAGACAGTAGAGCAGGCTTACACCGACAGACAGACATCCGGAGAAAGCTACGGAAAGCTTGCGCAGGATGCCGGCAAGTATGAGGAGTTCAAAAGCCAGATGATGGAAAGTAAGAAAGCAGTGCTTGAGGAAAGGGTAAGCAGCGGACAGATGACACAGGAGCAGGCTGACGCCTTAATGGAAAGAATGGAAAACTGCGAAGGCGATAGCCAGGGATTGGGCAGAGCAGCCGGAGCAGGCTTTGGACGCGGTTCAATGCAGGGAAAAGGTAATGGCGAAAGACTTAAAGACGGTAGTGGACAAGGCCTCAGAAACGGCAGTGGCTTTGGACAGGGAAACGGTAATGGACAGGGAATAAATCAGGCAAAATAA
- a CDS encoding response regulator transcription factor, whose translation MKRKKVLIVEDEERMRILIGDYLKSEGFEVIEAADGAEGIEKFSAQKPDIVVLDIMLPEIDGWTVCRKIREESDAPIVMLTARSEESDELFGFELGADEYITKPFSPKILVARIKALMSRAIEDENQVMEVGCISIDAAGHTASIEGKRVDLTPKEYELLLYMLKNREIALSREQILDAVWGFDYYGDYRTVDTHIKRLRTKLENCGDYIQTVRGLGYKFGVKS comes from the coding sequence GTGAAACGCAAAAAAGTTCTCATAGTAGAAGACGAGGAAAGAATGAGAATACTAATAGGAGACTATCTCAAAAGCGAAGGCTTTGAGGTTATTGAGGCTGCGGACGGAGCTGAGGGCATAGAGAAATTCAGTGCGCAAAAGCCGGACATAGTCGTGCTTGACATAATGCTGCCGGAGATTGACGGCTGGACCGTATGCAGGAAGATAAGGGAGGAATCAGACGCGCCGATAGTCATGCTGACGGCAAGGTCGGAAGAGTCCGACGAGCTCTTTGGCTTTGAACTCGGAGCCGACGAATACATCACTAAGCCCTTCAGCCCTAAGATACTTGTTGCCCGCATAAAGGCCCTCATGAGCAGAGCCATAGAAGATGAAAATCAAGTAATGGAGGTCGGGTGCATAAGCATAGACGCCGCCGGGCATACGGCGAGTATAGAAGGCAAACGAGTGGACCTTACTCCAAAGGAGTACGAGCTGCTGCTTTACATGCTCAAAAACAGGGAAATTGCACTCTCTAGAGAGCAGATACTAGATGCCGTGTGGGGTTTCGACTACTACGGCGACTACAGGACTGTAGATACGCACATAAAAAGGCTCAGGACAAAGCTTGAGAACTGCGGAGACTACATCCAGACGGTCAGGGGGCTTGGATACAAGTTCGGGGTGAAGTCATGA